From the Astatotilapia calliptera chromosome 6, fAstCal1.2, whole genome shotgun sequence genome, one window contains:
- the polr3f gene encoding DNA-directed RNA polymerase III subunit RPC6, whose protein sequence is MAEVKVKKETNLSDPVEVENRIKELCQQFPQGITDQVIQNDMPHLEPQQRAMAINKLLSLGQLDLLRNSAGLLYRLKDSQSTSKMKGSDNQEKLVYQIIEDAGNKGIWSRDIRFKSNLPLTEINKILKNLESKKLIKAVKSVAASKKKVYMLYNLQPDRSVTGGAWYSDQDFESEFVEVLNQQCFKFLQSKAEAARDNKQSPMVQRNSSFATSHEVWKYICELGISKVDLSMDDIETILNTLIYDGKVEMTVIAAKEGTVGSVDGQMKLYRGVNTIIQPTGLVKTPCGLCPVFDDCHEGGEISPSNCIYMSEWLDF, encoded by the exons ATGGCTGAGGTGAAGGTGAAGAAGGAGACGAACCTGTCGGACCCCGTGGAGGTCGAGAACAG gatcaaAGAGCTGTGTCAGCAGTTCCCTCAAGGTATCACGGACCAGGTGATTCAGAACGACATGCCTCACCTGGAGCCACAGCAGAGAGCCATGGCCATCAACAAGCTGCTCTCATTG GGTCAGCTGGACCTGCTGAGGAACAGTGCAGGTCTCCTGTACAGACTGAAGGACTCACAGAGCaccag TAAAATGAAGGGCTCAGACAACCAGGAGAAGCTGGTCTATCAGATCATCGAGGACGCAGGAAACAAAG GAATCTGGAGCCGAGACATCCGCTTCAAGAGCAACCTGCCTCTGACCGAGATCAACAAGATCCTGAAGAACCTGGAGAGCAAGAAGCTCATCAAAGCTGTGAAGTCTGTGGCC GCGTCGAAGAAGAAGGTGTACATGTTGTACAACCTGCAGCCCGACCGCTCTGTGACGGGCGGCGCCTGGTACAGCGACCAGGACTTTGAGTCCGAGTTCGTGGAGGTTCTCAACCAGCAGTGCTTCAAGTTCCTGCAGAGCAAG GCGGAAGCGGCGCGGGACAACAAGCAGAGTCCGATGGTTCAGAGGAACAGCTCCTTCGCCACGTCGCACGAAGTCTGGAAGTACATCTGCGAGCTGGGCATCAGCAAG GTGGACCTGTCTATGGACGACATTGAGACCATCCTGAACACGCTCATCTACGACGGGAAGGTGGAGATGACCGTGATCGCCGCCAAGGAGGGCACGGTGGGCAGCGTGGACGGGCAGATGAAGCTGTACCGTGGCGTGAACACCATCATCCAGCCCACCGGCCTTGTCAAGACGCCCTGTGGACTCTGCCCG GTGTTCGACGACTGCCACGAGGGCGGAGAGATCTCGCCATCCAACTGCATCTACATGAGCGAGTGGTTGGACTTCTGA